In the genome of Aridibaculum aurantiacum, one region contains:
- the hsdR gene encoding EcoAI/FtnUII family type I restriction enzme subunit R — protein MATAYLNKKSLSERDICTKFITPAIVAAGWDVDTQVLEEKSFTDGKIFVKGKLTARGKRKRADYILYYKPNIPIAIIEAKDNNHTVGAGVQQALEYAQILDIPCVFSSNGDGFVFHNRTAKGAGIETDLELDQFPSPDSLWKIYQLYKGITKPEEERIIAQDYFTDGSGRSPRYYQQIAINKTIEAVAKDQNRILLVMATGTGKTYTAFQIIYRLWKAGVKKRILFLADRNALIDQTKRGDFKHFRDKMTVVKNRVVDKSYEIYLALYQGLSGTDETANAYKQFSSDFFDLIIIDECHRGSASEDSAWRDILKYFNKATHIGLTATPKETTTISNSEYFGDPIYTYSLRQGIDDGFLAPYRVVRVGLNIDHEGWRPEKGKTDKQGQLVDDRIYNRRDFDKSLVVDERTDTVARKVSEFLRGTDRFSKTIIFCIDIDHAERMRKAMARENADLVADNYKYVMQITGDNDEGKRELDNFINPEERYPVIATTSKLMTTGVDAQTCKVIVLDSNIQSMTEFKQIIGRGTRINEEFGKMYFTIIDFRNVTDLFADPAFDGDPVRVKVTSEGEDLGDVEDEEEQEPSDDPLDENEGLEWGEADEPFVPGSGEFIDREPARREKVYVNGVDVSVLVSREMYFDHQGKPITVSLKDHTKEIIKDQYASLNEFLQKWNDADRKAAIIKELEEQGVLVDALLGAVDKELDLFDLICHVAYDQPPLSRKERANNVKKRNYFTKYGEEARLVLEALLQKYADEGVTTIESTEVLSLHPFDEYGTPPEIIRMFGTKDKYFEAVKDLEKQLYQIA, from the coding sequence TTGGCCACAGCTTACTTAAATAAGAAATCACTTTCTGAAAGAGACATCTGCACGAAGTTTATCACACCTGCAATAGTTGCTGCAGGATGGGATGTTGATACACAGGTCCTGGAAGAAAAATCCTTCACCGACGGTAAAATATTTGTAAAAGGTAAGTTGACTGCAAGAGGCAAACGTAAAAGAGCCGATTACATCCTGTACTATAAGCCAAACATCCCCATTGCAATCATTGAGGCAAAAGATAATAATCATACAGTAGGTGCAGGGGTGCAACAAGCCCTTGAATATGCTCAGATACTAGATATTCCCTGTGTGTTCAGCAGTAATGGTGATGGCTTTGTATTCCACAACAGGACAGCTAAAGGTGCTGGTATAGAAACTGATCTTGAGCTGGATCAATTTCCTTCACCGGATAGCTTATGGAAAATTTACCAACTATATAAGGGTATCACCAAGCCAGAAGAAGAAAGGATAATTGCACAGGATTATTTTACTGACGGTAGCGGCAGAAGTCCCAGGTACTACCAGCAGATCGCCATCAATAAAACTATTGAAGCTGTTGCCAAGGATCAGAACAGGATACTGTTGGTGATGGCGACAGGTACAGGCAAAACCTACACTGCTTTCCAGATTATATATCGCTTATGGAAAGCCGGTGTGAAGAAGCGGATACTTTTTCTTGCAGACCGAAACGCTTTGATTGATCAAACAAAGCGTGGAGACTTCAAGCACTTCAGGGATAAGATGACTGTGGTGAAGAACAGGGTAGTGGATAAGAGCTATGAAATTTACCTTGCCCTGTACCAAGGTTTGTCTGGAACCGATGAAACAGCAAATGCGTATAAACAATTCAGCTCTGACTTTTTCGACCTCATAATTATTGATGAGTGCCATAGAGGGAGTGCATCTGAGGATAGCGCATGGAGGGATATACTGAAATACTTCAACAAGGCTACCCATATTGGCCTGACTGCTACTCCGAAAGAAACCACGACCATCTCCAACAGCGAGTACTTTGGTGATCCAATCTATACCTATTCTTTACGACAGGGCATTGATGATGGCTTTCTTGCACCTTATCGTGTAGTTCGAGTAGGATTAAACATAGATCATGAAGGATGGCGCCCTGAGAAAGGCAAGACAGATAAGCAAGGCCAACTGGTAGATGACAGGATTTACAACCGTCGAGACTTTGATAAATCACTTGTTGTTGATGAACGGACTGATACAGTGGCCAGGAAGGTTAGCGAGTTTCTACGAGGGACTGACCGGTTTTCAAAGACCATTATTTTCTGTATTGATATTGATCATGCAGAAAGAATGCGTAAAGCAATGGCTCGTGAAAATGCAGACTTAGTAGCAGACAATTACAAATATGTAATGCAGATCACGGGTGACAATGATGAGGGAAAAAGGGAGTTGGACAACTTCATTAATCCTGAAGAAAGATATCCTGTGATTGCCACTACCAGTAAGTTGATGACAACAGGTGTAGATGCGCAAACCTGTAAGGTGATTGTGCTGGATAGTAATATTCAGAGTATGACCGAGTTTAAACAGATCATTGGGCGCGGTACCCGCATCAATGAAGAGTTTGGTAAGATGTATTTTACCATAATCGACTTTAGAAATGTAACCGACTTATTCGCAGATCCTGCATTTGATGGTGATCCTGTTCGTGTAAAAGTAACTTCTGAAGGTGAAGACTTGGGGGATGTAGAAGACGAAGAAGAGCAGGAGCCATCAGACGATCCATTGGATGAAAATGAAGGCTTGGAATGGGGAGAGGCAGATGAGCCTTTTGTTCCGGGTTCAGGAGAATTTATTGATAGGGAGCCTGCCCGGCGTGAAAAGGTATATGTAAATGGAGTAGACGTTTCTGTTCTGGTAAGCAGGGAAATGTATTTCGATCACCAGGGCAAGCCGATCACGGTTTCACTGAAGGACCATACGAAAGAGATCATCAAAGATCAATATGCGTCGCTTAATGAATTTCTGCAGAAGTGGAATGATGCGGATAGGAAAGCTGCCATTATAAAGGAACTTGAAGAACAGGGTGTTTTGGTAGATGCCTTACTAGGTGCAGTTGACAAAGAATTAGACTTATTTGATTTGATCTGTCACGTAGCCTACGATCAACCACCACTTTCCAGAAAGGAAAGAGCCAACAACGTAAAGAAGCGCAACTACTTCACCAAATATGGAGAGGAAGCCCGGCTGGTGTTGGAAGCGTTACTGCAGAAGTATGCTGATGAAGGAGTGACCACCATTGAAAGTACAGAAGTACTTTCTTTGCACCCCTTTGATGAGTATGGTACACCACCGGAAATCATCAGGATGTTTGGTACAAAGGACAAATATTTTGAAGCCGTTAAAGACTTAGAAAAACAATTATATCAAATAGCATAA
- a CDS encoding DUF6998 domain-containing protein, with amino-acid sequence MIGKEEQLYEILGAAKKAAIEYKKLTGKPLGITGEIAEVEVARIFKCQLCIARQEGYDLIGEKGEKIQVKGRVYNHNHRVPSININKVWDTVTLVLLNQNYIPFLIFKAKRKVIVDTLLVPGSKARNERFSMSVSKFVSISELIYENRKANLNGVSFRLIKRSKKIIEE; translated from the coding sequence ATGATTGGGAAAGAGGAGCAATTATATGAAATTTTGGGTGCTGCAAAAAAAGCGGCAATTGAATACAAAAAATTGACTGGTAAACCACTTGGGATTACAGGTGAAATAGCAGAGGTGGAGGTGGCTAGAATTTTCAAATGCCAGCTTTGTATTGCAAGACAGGAAGGTTATGATCTGATTGGAGAGAAAGGAGAGAAGATTCAGGTTAAGGGGAGAGTTTACAATCATAACCATCGAGTGCCCTCTATCAATATAAATAAAGTATGGGACACAGTAACTCTGGTTTTGTTAAACCAAAACTACATCCCATTTTTAATTTTTAAGGCGAAGAGAAAAGTAATTGTTGATACATTATTAGTGCCGGGATCAAAAGCAAGAAATGAAAGGTTTTCAATGAGTGTTTCTAAATTTGTAAGCATTAGTGAGCTTATTTACGAGAATCGAAAAGCCAACTTAAATGGGGTGTCGTTTAGATTAATCAAGAGGTCTAAGAAGATTATTGAAGAATGA
- a CDS encoding restriction endonuclease subunit S, whose product MSWKIEKLGNVITQRKEFITIDNSVEYKRCRVQVNRKGVVLRDIVKGIAINTKKQQVCREGDFLVAEIDAKVGGYGFVPSELEGAIVSSHYFLFELDETKLLKDYLAWLIKTDIIQDQITSKGSTNYAAIRPHHVLNFEIPLPSLGEQAVIVHRLNIINEEYSLLDKELDQQQTYLQLLRQTILQEAVQGKLTKQDPTEEPATELLKRIKAEKEKLIKAGKLKKEKELPPITEDEIPFELSEGWAWVRGDDVASFIDPQPSHRTPPVVLNGVPYIGMTEVRDDGTIDFDSARKVSVEVLKEHNKRYTLEDGDFIIGKIGTIGEPTFLPKPFNYTLSANIILVQPFRNSIDAHFITYYLQSPIAIDLLKSQSTNSTHLVFGIKKSRMLLFPLPPMKVQKVIVAKVQQLQQQLSQLEAQVQQSRQYAQQLLQSVLREAFEQRGKVYEMEEEQVLNMVAEGEV is encoded by the coding sequence ATGAGTTGGAAGATTGAAAAGCTTGGAAACGTAATAACTCAAAGGAAAGAGTTTATAACGATAGACAATTCTGTTGAATACAAACGTTGCCGTGTTCAGGTTAACAGGAAGGGAGTTGTTTTAAGAGACATTGTAAAAGGCATTGCAATAAATACCAAGAAACAACAAGTATGCAGAGAAGGTGACTTTCTAGTTGCAGAGATTGACGCTAAAGTAGGAGGTTATGGTTTTGTTCCAAGTGAATTAGAAGGTGCAATAGTTAGTAGTCATTACTTTTTATTTGAATTAGATGAAACTAAGCTGTTGAAAGATTATTTAGCATGGCTTATTAAAACAGATATTATACAGGATCAAATTACTTCAAAAGGAAGTACAAATTATGCTGCTATACGACCACATCATGTTTTAAACTTTGAAATTCCTCTTCCTTCCCTTGGCGAACAGGCAGTTATTGTACATAGGTTAAATATCATCAATGAGGAGTATAGTTTACTTGATAAAGAACTTGACCAACAACAAACCTATCTCCAACTTCTCCGCCAAACCATATTGCAGGAAGCCGTACAGGGAAAACTAACCAAACAAGACCCAACAGAGGAACCAGCAACCGAATTACTAAAACGCATAAAAGCCGAAAAAGAAAAACTAATAAAAGCAGGCAAGCTCAAAAAAGAGAAAGAACTACCACCAATAACAGAAGATGAAATTCCTTTTGAATTGTCGGAAGGATGGGCGTGGGTGCGAGGGGATGATGTGGCATCATTCATTGACCCACAACCAAGTCATAGAACACCACCAGTGGTTTTAAATGGTGTGCCTTATATAGGAATGACGGAAGTGAGAGATGATGGAACAATAGATTTCGATAGTGCTAGAAAAGTGTCAGTAGAAGTTCTTAAGGAGCACAACAAAAGATATACACTTGAAGATGGAGATTTTATTATTGGTAAAATTGGAACTATAGGTGAACCTACGTTTTTACCTAAGCCTTTCAACTATACCTTATCTGCAAATATCATTTTAGTTCAACCATTTCGAAATAGTATAGACGCCCATTTTATTACTTACTATTTGCAGTCTCCTATAGCAATTGATTTATTAAAATCTCAATCAACTAATAGTACCCATCTTGTTTTTGGTATTAAAAAATCAAGAATGTTATTGTTTCCTCTTCCACCTATGAAAGTACAAAAGGTTATAGTAGCCAAAGTACAGCAATTGCAACAGCAGCTAAGCCAGTTAGAAGCCCAGGTACAACAAAGCAGGCAATATGCGCAGCAGTTGTTGCAGAGTGTATTAAGGGAAGCGTTTGAACAAAGGGGTAAGGTGTATGAGATGGAGGAGGAACAGGTTTTAAATATGGTAGCGGAGGGAGAGGTATGA
- a CDS encoding retropepsin-like aspartic protease, translating into MLQRYCFVVFVVCIFSFQSYAQGDYITSKEGRSILNRRQVINNCLKGMKKDKSNRAAVSICECQVNKIDRYFTAKQYRENTRQGVIDIGTMIKKDSVLEKQMNACYTNSGVSVLLQAEGFEEEFVASCITSVNASTERSIDAKKVNSFCNCQLSMVKGKKLTDAQMESLSNPNSLLFYEMMYTCGDPFETSDNINRGWSASSASDINGPNSDTIRVLTLNGLSYIQIKTGSMVQFWLLDTGASDMLVNKDMEETLKAEGLIGQSNYLGTAEYEMANGMIDTCRRYQVNNIQVGSFSLDNIIIAVTDKGKKVIAGKGMLNKFTTWYLNNKENTLVLSK; encoded by the coding sequence ATGCTTCAGCGCTATTGTTTCGTTGTTTTTGTTGTATGCATTTTTTCTTTTCAGTCGTATGCACAAGGTGATTACATAACCAGTAAAGAGGGCAGGTCTATTTTAAATAGGCGGCAGGTGATTAATAATTGCCTGAAAGGGATGAAGAAAGACAAGAGCAACCGTGCAGCTGTTTCGATATGCGAGTGCCAGGTGAATAAGATCGACAGGTATTTTACAGCCAAACAATACCGGGAGAATACCAGGCAAGGTGTGATAGATATTGGCACTATGATAAAAAAGGACAGCGTGCTGGAAAAGCAGATGAATGCTTGCTATACCAATTCAGGCGTATCGGTATTGTTGCAGGCAGAAGGTTTTGAAGAAGAGTTTGTAGCGAGTTGTATCACGAGTGTGAATGCAAGCACGGAACGCAGTATTGATGCTAAAAAAGTAAATAGCTTTTGCAACTGCCAATTAAGTATGGTAAAAGGAAAAAAGCTAACGGATGCACAAATGGAATCGCTCAGCAATCCTAATTCATTGTTGTTTTACGAGATGATGTACACCTGCGGTGATCCTTTTGAAACGAGTGATAACATCAACAGGGGCTGGAGTGCATCATCAGCAAGTGATATCAATGGACCGAATAGTGATACGATTCGGGTACTAACGTTGAACGGGCTGTCGTACATACAAATTAAAACCGGCAGTATGGTCCAGTTCTGGCTGCTGGATACCGGTGCCAGCGATATGCTGGTTAATAAAGACATGGAAGAAACACTGAAGGCAGAAGGCTTGATTGGTCAATCTAATTACCTGGGCACTGCAGAGTATGAAATGGCAAATGGTATGATTGACACCTGCCGCCGTTACCAGGTAAACAATATCCAGGTTGGAAGTTTCTCGCTTGACAACATCATAATAGCTGTTACTGACAAGGGTAAAAAGGTCATTGCAGGCAAAGGCATGCTAAATAAGTTTACCACCTGGTATTTAAATAATAAAGAAAACACACTGGTGCTAAGTAAATAA
- a CDS encoding DNA-3-methyladenine glycosylase, with protein sequence MFVASPSNIAASFNRIANDLFNNYIIQVNDNFYRLLEIEFYYNDSKEHNDSYTHGHKLQKRSGYWYVHGSGIDIAIGNEQAYGGILLRSIQKLQPATANTKEQYNFGPQNVLTELISGFNSCIDGAPNVFALVKPEEHGITIEPVPEEEIIQCGRIGLSAKDEQYRDSLYRYLIHPHLPHKEKTKMAELLYKKWSAKEDRLDKIKELLGSEFLKKYR encoded by the coding sequence ATGTTTGTAGCATCCCCTTCTAACATTGCCGCTTCCTTCAACCGAATTGCCAATGATCTATTCAATAACTACATCATCCAGGTAAACGATAACTTTTATCGCTTATTAGAAATTGAATTTTATTACAACGATTCTAAAGAGCATAACGATTCATATACCCACGGTCATAAGTTGCAAAAAAGATCAGGCTATTGGTATGTACATGGTTCAGGTATTGACATTGCCATAGGTAACGAACAAGCGTATGGTGGAATATTGCTTAGGAGCATACAGAAGCTACAGCCAGCTACTGCTAATACAAAGGAGCAATACAACTTTGGTCCACAGAACGTACTTACAGAACTCATTAGCGGCTTCAATAGCTGTATTGATGGAGCTCCAAATGTATTTGCATTAGTGAAGCCTGAAGAACATGGTATCACGATTGAACCAGTACCTGAAGAAGAGATTATACAATGTGGCAGGATAGGCTTATCAGCAAAGGATGAGCAGTACAGAGATTCATTGTACCGATACCTTATTCATCCACACCTTCCGCATAAAGAGAAAACAAAGATGGCTGAACTGCTATATAAAAAGTGGAGTGCTAAAGAAGATCGTCTAGATAAAATAAAAGAGCTGTTGGGTAGTGAGTTCTTAAAGAAGTATAGATAG
- a CDS encoding type I restriction-modification system subunit M — MSNLTSTIKSIQDIMRKDAGVDGDAQRISQLGWMLFLKIFDTKEEDWEITNDNYKSPIPKDLRWREWAADEEGMTGDELLGFVNNSLFPRLKDLKLRHNKDAGLMVKQVFEDSYNYMKSGTLLRQVINKINTGIQLTSKSERHQFNDIYEQILRDLQSAGNAGEFYTPRAVTQFIVEMIAPKLGEVVLDPACGTAGFLTNVIDYIETHQKVKTLEQRQQLQNCITGVEKKPLPHMLATTNLILHGIEVPVIQHDNLLNRSWTEWSNKHRVDVIVTNPPFGGMEEDGVENNFPAQYRTRETANLFMSLVIHLLKDGGRCGLVLPDGFLFGEGVATRIKESLLEKCNLHTIVRLPNGVFAPYTGIKTNLLFFTKGKPTKDVWYFEHPYPDGVKNYNKTKPINIKEFDLEKAWWNNREENQYAWKVSAEELKKRNYNFDIKNPNSTEEQHQYTSSVLIDLLGQSFAKSNQLLKQLKEELV; from the coding sequence ATGTCTAACCTAACCTCCACCATAAAATCCATACAGGACATTATGCGCAAAGATGCCGGCGTTGATGGCGATGCGCAACGCATTTCCCAACTCGGCTGGATGCTGTTCCTGAAAATATTTGATACAAAAGAAGAAGATTGGGAAATTACTAACGACAATTATAAATCACCCATACCCAAAGACCTTCGTTGGCGCGAATGGGCTGCCGATGAAGAAGGCATGACCGGAGATGAATTACTCGGCTTCGTCAACAATTCCCTGTTCCCACGCCTGAAAGACCTGAAGCTACGGCATAACAAAGATGCCGGTCTTATGGTAAAACAGGTGTTCGAAGACAGTTACAACTACATGAAGAGTGGTACGCTGCTCAGGCAGGTCATCAACAAGATTAACACAGGCATTCAGCTAACCTCTAAATCCGAGCGACACCAGTTCAACGATATTTACGAACAAATACTCCGCGACCTGCAAAGTGCCGGTAATGCCGGGGAGTTTTATACCCCCCGTGCCGTTACACAATTCATTGTTGAAATGATTGCACCAAAGCTGGGCGAAGTAGTGCTTGACCCCGCATGCGGAACCGCCGGTTTCCTTACCAATGTTATTGACTATATCGAAACCCACCAGAAGGTAAAAACTCTCGAGCAGCGCCAGCAATTGCAAAACTGCATCACAGGTGTCGAAAAGAAACCGTTGCCCCACATGCTTGCCACTACCAATCTTATTTTGCATGGCATAGAGGTACCGGTTATACAACACGACAACCTGCTCAACCGTAGCTGGACCGAATGGAGCAACAAACACAGGGTCGATGTCATTGTTACCAACCCCCCTTTTGGCGGTATGGAAGAAGATGGTGTAGAAAATAATTTTCCTGCACAATACCGTACCCGCGAAACAGCCAACCTGTTTATGTCGTTGGTCATTCACCTGCTAAAAGATGGCGGACGTTGTGGGCTGGTATTGCCCGATGGCTTTTTGTTTGGCGAAGGCGTAGCCACCCGTATAAAAGAAAGCCTGCTCGAAAAGTGCAACCTGCATACCATAGTGCGATTACCCAATGGCGTGTTTGCCCCTTATACAGGCATTAAAACAAACCTGCTGTTTTTTACCAAAGGCAAACCCACCAAAGACGTTTGGTATTTCGAACATCCTTACCCCGATGGCGTAAAGAACTACAATAAAACCAAGCCCATCAACATAAAAGAGTTCGACCTCGAAAAAGCCTGGTGGAACAACCGCGAAGAGAACCAATATGCCTGGAAGGTCAGCGCCGAAGAACTAAAAAAGCGCAACTACAATTTCGATATCAAAAATCCAAACAGCACCGAAGAACAACACCAATATACCAGCAGCGTATTAATTGATTTGCTCGGACAATCATTTGCCAAAAGCAACCAGTTACTAAAACAATTAAAAGAAGAATTGGTATGA